CTCACTACTCTTTATTCATAAATATAATCGCGTGTTCGTGGTAAGTTCTTTCCACTTGGTCCCTTAGAAATCAAGTACTGAATACAATCAATATTGCCTGACTCAAAAGAAGCAGCACAAGCTTGCAAGTATAGATCCCACATTCGAATGAACTTCTCATCCATTTTTTCTGAGATTTCATCTAAATGCTGCTTAAAGTTCTCATCCCAAATCTCAAGTGTGTGTTGGTAGTGGCGTCTGAGCGTTTCTATATCAAAAACCTGCATTCCTGCGTCAATAATATGTTTCAAATTCTCATTCAGACCCGGTACATATCCACCAGGGAAAATATATTGGTTAATCCAACCATTATATGCTCCACCTTGTTGTCTGGTTATTCCATGAATTAAAGCAACACCATCATTACTCAAATACTTGGAAATCGTTTTGAAATAAGTTTCAAGGTTTTCCTTACCTACATGTTCAAACATTCCAACACTAGTAATGTAATCAAAGGGTTCATGTTTTAACTCGCGGTAATCTTCAAGATATACTTCTGCTTGACCTTCCAATCCCTCATCTACAATCCGCTGTTTAACAAATTTATACTGTTCTTCACTCAGTGTAATCCCAGCAACTTTCAGACCAAATTCCTTAGCGGCAGTCAGCATTAAGGTTCCCCAACCACAACCGATATCTAGCAATGTCTTTCCCCGCTGTGGATCCAATTTCTTAATAATGTGATGCACTTTATTCATTTGAGCCTGTTCTAAACTATCATCTTTGTGTTCAAAATATGCACAAGAATAGGTCATTGTCGGATCAAGCCATAGCTTATAAAAATCATTTCCCAAATCATAATGACTCTGAACATCATATTTGCTGCTTTTCTCCGAGTGCGATTGCTTCGGTAAAAATTTCTTTAGCTTGCTATTATAAAAGAAACTTTCAGCTGAATCATAAGCTGCTTTGACTAATTTCTGAATAGAACCATCAATCTGAATCCTACCATCCATATATGCTTCCCCTAAAGCAATTGATGCATTACGCATTATTTCTTTAACTGGAACAGCTTCTTTAAAAGTAATATTCACTTCTGGTGTTCCTTCACCATAAACTTCACTTTTTCCATCCCAATAAGTAACACGAACTGGAATATTAAAAGACTTACTCAAAATTTGCTTATAAAAAACCTTATCAATCACGGTAAAATGTCATCTGCCTTCCACTCACTTTTTGTTATTAAATAATACAATTCTAACACTAATTTTATTTTATTTCTAAGTAATGCGTACAAAAAATTTTTTTACCCAATTATAACTTTTTCTGTTGCATATCTATAATTAAAATCTTGTTCTTTCTTAGAAACAAATAGCATTAACATATACAACATTCCGACTCTCCCAACAAACATCAAAACAATAATCACACATTTGCCAACTAAAGTAAGCGAGCTAGTTATTCCCAGAGATAGACCTGTAGTTCCAAAAGCTGATGCGACTTCAAAAATTATTGAAATAAATGTTGCTTTCTCAGTAAAAGATAAAATTAAAGTTGCAGCCGTACACAATATCAGCGATAAATTGACAACCACAACTGCCTTTTGAATATCATCTTGTCCGATCCTTCTTCCGAAAATATTGACATACCTTCTTCCACGGATAAAGGACACCATATATAATATCAAAATTCCGATTGTCGTAGTCCTGACACCTCCACCAACTGAACTTGGACTAGCACCAATAAACATTAATATCGAAAATAATAATAAAGTTGTGGTTCGAAATCCAGTAAGCGAATCTAACTGAAGGCCTGCATTTCGTGTTGTAGCACTATAAAATAACGACGTAATTACTTTCTCACCCCACGGCATATGGATAAAACTATGTCCAACCTCCGACATAAAAATCAATACCGCACCTACTACAAAAAAAATAATCGCAAAGAGAAAAGCTAGTTTGGAAAATAATGAGAACCTATACTTTCCCTTACCATGTGTTCTTATCTTTAGAGCCATCCACTCACGAAACTCTGTTAGGACTGGAAAACCAATTCCGCCTATCAAAATCAATAAAATTACTAGTAACAAAAAAATATAATCATGTCGAAATGGCATTAGTGATTTGCCTGTTATATCAAAACCGGCATTAGTAACGGCTGAAATTGCAATATAAAAACCTTCGAAAAGTGCACTTTTTAAATCATACAAACTGTCTGTTAAATACAAATATCCTGAAAATATTATTCCGGCTATGAACTGTAAGGCCATCATTAATCCAAACACAGAGTATACTAAGCGAACAGTTCCACTCAATCGCGGTTGGTTCATATCGACTTGAATTAATTGCCGATGATGTAATGAAATTCTTTGTCCTGTTATAATCATTCCAACTGTTGCTATCACAGTAACTCCAAAACCGCCTATCTGGAACAAAAACTCCAACAAAAATATTCCATAATTATTATAAACTTCGTGAAGAGAAACAGTGCTAAGACCCGTTACACTAATAGTTGACACAGCCATAAAAAAAGTATCTAGAAATGATACCTTTACTCCTGGGTATCTAAAGAATGGTAGACATAATAGAAAAAAGGTTATCACAATCAATCCAAAATACGATGAAACTAATAATTGAATCGGGGTAAATCTTCCTCTTATTTTGGACAAAAAAGTCGTAATACTAAACATTACCTCATCTTTCCTTTACGAAATTATTTTAGAAGTTTCATCTTTGAATAACTGATTACAACTTTTTGTTTTAAGTCAAGAGCTGTCTCTGATCCTTTATACTCATCATCAAAATCAATTATTGCAGAATTTTTCAACTGCTTCTCAACAATTCCCTTAAAATGCTGTCTGTTAAAGATAAATGAAACATGTGTACGTTTTCGAAAAGCCTCACCTAACTTACTAACTTCTATTATTTGCTTATTTTGATTGTTTCTTTTCTCATCACTCATCGTTATTCCTCCTAAAAAAACCAAGCCTCTTTATAAAAAAGTCAGCTACTCTTAATAATTCGTCGCTGACTAACAACCTTAATTATAACGCTAATTTATAATTCAGACTAATACAGAGTTCGGTATTCTACCGTAATCGTGCATTTTAATGAATACATAGCTTCACAACGAAATTTAAAAAGTTACTTTATCACCTAGCATTTAGAACTTTACATTTCACACAATATTTGCTAGACTTAATTTGTTTTTAAGAGATTAACAAACTGGGGTGCCTAATTGGCTGAGAATTACCCATTGACCTGATCTGGACAATGCCAGCGGAGGGAGCTTTGTATCAATTGATTGTTATATTAATCAAAGCAAACAACCTGCCGGCATACTCATCACTGAGAGTATGGTGGCTTTTTTTCGCAATTCATTTCTTTTTGTTGTCTCCAAAATTTTAAAAGGGGCGATTTATTATGCAAACTGTTAATCATACTAAAAAGGGATGGTCTGTCAAAGATGTCATTTTCTTGGCAATCATCGCCATTTTCTTCGGAATTATCTATCAGGTTTGGAGCTTTGCCTATTACGCAGTAGCTGCAACACCGCTCAAACCATATGCCAATGACCTAACACTTGGAGTATGGATTATGGCCGGCCCACTAGCTGGGGTACTATTAAAAAAGGCAGGAGCATCCGTTATAGGGGAGTTATT
Above is a window of Liquorilactobacillus hordei DSM 19519 DNA encoding:
- a CDS encoding SAM-dependent methyltransferase, which encodes MIDKVFYKQILSKSFNIPVRVTYWDGKSEVYGEGTPEVNITFKEAVPVKEIMRNASIALGEAYMDGRIQIDGSIQKLVKAAYDSAESFFYNSKLKKFLPKQSHSEKSSKYDVQSHYDLGNDFYKLWLDPTMTYSCAYFEHKDDSLEQAQMNKVHHIIKKLDPQRGKTLLDIGCGWGTLMLTAAKEFGLKVAGITLSEEQYKFVKQRIVDEGLEGQAEVYLEDYRELKHEPFDYITSVGMFEHVGKENLETYFKTISKYLSNDGVALIHGITRQQGGAYNGWINQYIFPGGYVPGLNENLKHIIDAGMQVFDIETLRRHYQHTLEIWDENFKQHLDEISEKMDEKFIRMWDLYLQACAASFESGNIDCIQYLISKGPSGKNLPRTRDYIYE
- a CDS encoding TrkH family potassium uptake protein is translated as MFSITTFLSKIRGRFTPIQLLVSSYFGLIVITFFLLCLPFFRYPGVKVSFLDTFFMAVSTISVTGLSTVSLHEVYNNYGIFLLEFLFQIGGFGVTVIATVGMIITGQRISLHHRQLIQVDMNQPRLSGTVRLVYSVFGLMMALQFIAGIIFSGYLYLTDSLYDLKSALFEGFYIAISAVTNAGFDITGKSLMPFRHDYIFLLLVILLILIGGIGFPVLTEFREWMALKIRTHGKGKYRFSLFSKLAFLFAIIFFVVGAVLIFMSEVGHSFIHMPWGEKVITSLFYSATTRNAGLQLDSLTGFRTTTLLLFSILMFIGASPSSVGGGVRTTTIGILILYMVSFIRGRRYVNIFGRRIGQDDIQKAVVVVNLSLILCTAATLILSFTEKATFISIIFEVASAFGTTGLSLGITSSLTLVGKCVIIVLMFVGRVGMLYMLMLFVSKKEQDFNYRYATEKVIIG